In Terriglobales bacterium, the genomic window GCCAGTCCGTCCCGAACAGGGTCTTCGCGGCGATCTCCTCCAGCCGGGGAAAGTACTTGAGCAGCGCCTTGGGCGGGATGCCGCTGATATCCAGATAGACATTGGGATGGCGCCGCACCAGGAAGAAGGCGGTGTGCATCCACAGCGGGCGGCCGCCGTGGGCCAGCAGGATCTTCAGCTTGGGGAAGTCTACCGCCACGTCGTCCACGTAGATGGGGTCGCCGAACTTGTTGCGCGCCCCGGGGAAGATCGAGGTGCCGGTGTGCACCATCACCGGGATGCCGTTGGCCTCGGCGGCGCGGTAGAGGATCTCCAATTCCTTCACCCCGTTGAG contains:
- a CDS encoding amidohydrolase family protein, whose product is LNGVKELEILYRAAEANGIPVMVHTGTSIFPGARNKFGDPIYVDDVAVDFPKLKILLAHGGRPLWMHTAFFLVRRHPNVYLDISGIPPKALLKYFPRLEEIAAKTLFGTDWPGPGVPDMKKNLDDFRALPLSAATREQILSKTALSIWPA